The following proteins come from a genomic window of Clupea harengus chromosome 22, Ch_v2.0.2, whole genome shotgun sequence:
- the mgarpb gene encoding fibrous sheath CABYR-binding protein isoform X1 — translation MLFCRTAWQRLGPLARKTIGPLSRNAVPARTMAGVPGGPGMNTALVVVGGGSLTAALIYAYKTVNSDSERYSDRIADIEARPKAEEVGVVAAPVEEAAPVEEAAPVEEAAPVVEEVAAPAAPVESAPMEEEAAPAPAEPVAEEAPAAEAAPEEAPAEEPAAEAPAEPEVVAEVALEPVAEAEPAATEEAPAAEAPAAEEVAAEVAAEAAPEAEAASEAAPVAEAAAEEPAAEAVVEVEAAAEAPAESSGLGISDLLSAVKLMAGSTVEIAAASVGDRRVVTAVHILEEQAGLREHVEDEAEEQIEEAPPAAEEADASPSLEEEVKEEEAQEASAEAEENTAAAEEGEQEASEGAQHLAAASAMDEAEEDASKSCHSCHAHSEVAVAGAEAEEAEPADENAESPAEGSGESE, via the exons ATGTTGTTCTGCAGAACGGCTTGGCAGAGACTCGGCCCCCTTGCGCGAAAGACTATCGGACCACTGTCCAGAAATG CAGTCCCTGCACGAACCATGGCTGGGGTGCCAGGAGGCCCCGGCATGAACACAGCCTTGGTCGTTGTTGGTGGAGGCTCTCTTACAGCTGCTCTTATTTAT GCTTACAAGACGGTAAACTCAGACAGTGAAAGATACTCTGACAGAATTGCAGACATTGAGGCCAGGCCGAAGG CTGAGGAAGTGG GAGTTGTAGCGGCCCCTGTAGAAGAAGCGGCCCCTGTAGAAGAAGCGGCCCCTGTAGAAGAAGCAGCTCCGGTTGTAGAGGAAGTAGCGGCCCCTGCTGCTCCGGTAGAAAGTGCAcccatggaggaggaggcggcacCAGCCCCTGCTGAGCCTGTGGCAGAGGAAGCACCAGCTGCTGAAGCTGCACCCGAAGAGGCGCCCGCAGAAGAACCTGCCGCAGAAGCCCCGGCCGAGCCCGAGGTCGTGGCTGAAGTGGCATTGGAGCCCGTCGCCGAGGCAGAACCCGCAGCCACTGAGGAGGCCCCGGCAGCCGAGGCTCCTGCCGCAGAAGAGGTGGCAGCAGAGGTGGCGGCAGAGGCCGCACCTGAGGCCGAAGCTGCGTCTGAAGCGGCACCAGTCGCAGAGGCTGCCGCAGAGGAGCCTGCAGCAGAAGCAGTTGTGGAGGTCGAGGCTGCCGCAGAGGCCCCAGCAGAGAGCTCTG GGCTGGGAATATCGGACCTACTGAGTGCTGTAAAACTCATGGCTGGCTCTACAGTGGAGATCGCTGCTGCCTCTGTGGGGGATAGGAGGGTGGTGACAGCCGTTCATATACTGGAGGAGCAAGCTGGACTCAGGGAGCACGTGGAGGACGAGGCTGAAGAGCAGATAGAGGAGGCACCACCTGCAGCAGAGGAGGCAGACGCCTCCCCcagcctggaagaggaagtAAAGGAAGAGGAGGCACAGGAAGCATCAGCTGAGGCGGAAGAAAACACAGCTGCAGctgaagagggagagcaagaggcTTCGGAGGGGGCACAACACcttgctgctgcctctgccatGGATGAGGCTGAGGAGGATGCGAGCAAATCCTGCCATTCCTGCCATGCCCACTCAGAGGTGGCGGTGGCTGGTGCCGAGGCTGAAGAGGCCGAGCCAGCTGATGAAAATGCTGAGAGTCCTGCAGAAGGCAGTGGGGAGTCAGAATGA
- the mgarpb gene encoding fibrous sheath CABYR-binding protein isoform X2, which produces MLFCRTAWQRLGPLARKTIGPLSRNVPARTMAGVPGGPGMNTALVVVGGGSLTAALIYAYKTVNSDSERYSDRIADIEARPKAEEVGVVAAPVEEAAPVEEAAPVEEAAPVVEEVAAPAAPVESAPMEEEAAPAPAEPVAEEAPAAEAAPEEAPAEEPAAEAPAEPEVVAEVALEPVAEAEPAATEEAPAAEAPAAEEVAAEVAAEAAPEAEAASEAAPVAEAAAEEPAAEAVVEVEAAAEAPAESSGLGISDLLSAVKLMAGSTVEIAAASVGDRRVVTAVHILEEQAGLREHVEDEAEEQIEEAPPAAEEADASPSLEEEVKEEEAQEASAEAEENTAAAEEGEQEASEGAQHLAAASAMDEAEEDASKSCHSCHAHSEVAVAGAEAEEAEPADENAESPAEGSGESE; this is translated from the exons ATGTTGTTCTGCAGAACGGCTTGGCAGAGACTCGGCCCCCTTGCGCGAAAGACTATCGGACCACTGTCCAGAAATG TCCCTGCACGAACCATGGCTGGGGTGCCAGGAGGCCCCGGCATGAACACAGCCTTGGTCGTTGTTGGTGGAGGCTCTCTTACAGCTGCTCTTATTTAT GCTTACAAGACGGTAAACTCAGACAGTGAAAGATACTCTGACAGAATTGCAGACATTGAGGCCAGGCCGAAGG CTGAGGAAGTGG GAGTTGTAGCGGCCCCTGTAGAAGAAGCGGCCCCTGTAGAAGAAGCGGCCCCTGTAGAAGAAGCAGCTCCGGTTGTAGAGGAAGTAGCGGCCCCTGCTGCTCCGGTAGAAAGTGCAcccatggaggaggaggcggcacCAGCCCCTGCTGAGCCTGTGGCAGAGGAAGCACCAGCTGCTGAAGCTGCACCCGAAGAGGCGCCCGCAGAAGAACCTGCCGCAGAAGCCCCGGCCGAGCCCGAGGTCGTGGCTGAAGTGGCATTGGAGCCCGTCGCCGAGGCAGAACCCGCAGCCACTGAGGAGGCCCCGGCAGCCGAGGCTCCTGCCGCAGAAGAGGTGGCAGCAGAGGTGGCGGCAGAGGCCGCACCTGAGGCCGAAGCTGCGTCTGAAGCGGCACCAGTCGCAGAGGCTGCCGCAGAGGAGCCTGCAGCAGAAGCAGTTGTGGAGGTCGAGGCTGCCGCAGAGGCCCCAGCAGAGAGCTCTG GGCTGGGAATATCGGACCTACTGAGTGCTGTAAAACTCATGGCTGGCTCTACAGTGGAGATCGCTGCTGCCTCTGTGGGGGATAGGAGGGTGGTGACAGCCGTTCATATACTGGAGGAGCAAGCTGGACTCAGGGAGCACGTGGAGGACGAGGCTGAAGAGCAGATAGAGGAGGCACCACCTGCAGCAGAGGAGGCAGACGCCTCCCCcagcctggaagaggaagtAAAGGAAGAGGAGGCACAGGAAGCATCAGCTGAGGCGGAAGAAAACACAGCTGCAGctgaagagggagagcaagaggcTTCGGAGGGGGCACAACACcttgctgctgcctctgccatGGATGAGGCTGAGGAGGATGCGAGCAAATCCTGCCATTCCTGCCATGCCCACTCAGAGGTGGCGGTGGCTGGTGCCGAGGCTGAAGAGGCCGAGCCAGCTGATGAAAATGCTGAGAGTCCTGCAGAAGGCAGTGGGGAGTCAGAATGA